In Cryptomeria japonica chromosome 5, Sugi_1.0, whole genome shotgun sequence, the genomic window CCTCTGAACCACAGGAAGCGCCACCTCCAATCCTATCTCCATCCCATGGACATTTTCAATATGTGGAAGGTAAATATATATTAGTAGAATTTGAAAGTTTTGTTTGAGAGAATGTAACTAATAGCTGGCCCAGTTGCTACATTTTTATAGGCCCAGCTGCTTCATCTCCAAGTGTTTTCCCTTTCAAACCTCCTATGAAGAAACCAACTTTACCTCATCTGGAGATGCCAAGGAACAGATCAAAGAGACAAGCACCAGTTACTCTGGCACCTAAGAATCAAGGTCTCTAAATTTTCTTAATCATCCTTAAATGGCAGAGAGTCTTTTTTGTACAGATGTAAATTTGTTGCTCTCTGTTGTTAATTATATAGGGTATGTTGCTGCTCCTGCTAGTGTACCCTATGAACCGCAAACAGAGTACCGAGTAACACCCAAGTTGGCACCATCCATAACACTTCATTCTCCTCCATATTATCAAGATCATCAAGGTAGATATTCTTCCTacattggaaaaatattttgagaaacagtaattttatcataacttggtAATGTTGGATTACAGGTCCTagcatttgaaaaataaattgaatgaatgattcaataatcggatgattacttccaaggggttgagcttaattggttaaaacactgggttctcactgtggagacccaagttcaattcccaatagggacatctgaagtgggattctaagttgtgactcttggccttccataggatggggaaggtcttgggtcaatctaatcaaacataataatattaataataataataattcaaagatatgtaatggggatggggccccctactgtgtccccactggttcatagctccagtcaaaagctattcaggcttcggccaattaccgataaaaaaataaaaataataataatcggatgattacattgaacgatgtacacgtatatatagaggttacaagacaatgttctataaatagaactagttgttaaagtgaaatcaaataagctaaaaagctaaatatagcttaaaaagctaaataataaaaaaactaacttaaaaagctaaatagctaaataagtcgacaactaagatgactgctaaaaatagaagatgactgctaaaaatagaagatattaatattattttaacaccctccctagTGGTCATCTTACTCAATACCCTACGAAAGACACTGCAGGTGTTATGATCACAAATGCATAGACCATCTGTTGCTACGAagaccctcccaggatctgcagaatgtaaatgaccaagagtaccaaaacCCATCCAAGCTAATGTAGCCTTCACACGCAAATTAGAGATCTAGCACACACGAATTACTGaagcctgaaaccatgattttgaggaaaaaattagcAAACCTTTTTGCAGAAGAGTATTGAGCATTGTTTGCTCCAACAACTCCTAAACAGACTGCAAGATACCACAGTTGCAAATGTTCGCCCTGACAGGTGCAACCCAAATtgactgcaacaaagcacgatttttgaGGGAAAAACCGTCAAACCTTGAAATAGGAACGCTCGAAAAGAGAATTtatgattttgaggagaaaattgaaaaaccaagaagtttgaggttacaaatcatcgtttttgtggaaaaaaacattaaaacccagataactaaaatcttacgcgaatatcgcagattacagatgagataatttttaagggaaaattataaactctgcgaacaatttttgaagaaaaaatcgtgaaaaccctcccatgattttttgtggaaaaaatcagaaaaccgatagacaatttttcaagaaaaaatcgtgaaaactcTGGGACTTGAAAGACGAGGTCTAGCCTAAATCAATCTGAGAAAGGTAAcaatattcagatatcgtgaacatgcgctgtttccaggtgttgtagttgaggccactgaacttttgactgtgttccaacatgatgttggtcaaagatgccatcacaaaaatcgaggttgaacgaggtcaaccgagtgaaagcaagagacaaaagaatcggatttaaaaaaaaatcaaaatagaagcagctgttgaaaaaactgaaaccctagAGGAGAATTCTGGCTCAAATTCCAAGGCACCAATTTCGAGGTTTGGAaaaaacccaaaaattaaaattttctacaaacttaaaacctgaaatttttcttgaaaataatcagaaaaaaataataatttgcagaaaataaaaaaatacctctgATTTTTTTTGTAAGAGAAacagaaaaatatagaaaaaaattttcaaaaaaaaaataggggCAGAAACCCTAGGTCAAATGTACAGCATTAACAGTGCCCAGAAGACACCAAAATTCCCGACGTCTACAGAATTAGCAGAAATCGCGGACAGTTTTAAATTCCAAGGTAAATTcgctggcacaaaatttgaggcacggAAAATGAGGCACCCAAAAAATATGAGACCAACCTAAAaaactctcgaaaaacccaccaagaatcagAAATCAAAATGCAGATCTAACAGCTCAAAATTCGAGGCACGGAATACGATGCACCCAAAAAAATATGACGATGACCCAGTTGGGGTCTCggaaaacccaccaagaatttgcaaccagaataaaatttcgacttgaattgAAGgttcaaaaccctagtcgaaaattgcagaaactctaggaaaattttcaacttgcaaaaaaaaaaaaccgcccaggaagagaaaaagagcctgcttttttttaaaaaaaaaaacagttttaaaaaaacctcttcaataaatttgaaaaattttaataacaaaaactttcaaaatttttaatttccatgctctgctaccatgaaaaataaattgaatgaatgattcaataatcggatgattacattgaacgatatacacacgtatatatagaggttacaagacgatgttctataaatagaactagtcgttaaagtgaaatcaaataagctagaaagctaaatatagcttaaaaggctaaataataaaaagctaacttaacaagctaaataagtcaactaaaaagctaaatagctaaataagtcgacaactaagatgactgctaaaaatagaagatgaccattatagaagatattaatattattttaacaacatTTCCCCTTTTGATCCATACCAGATGAAACCAAGATTTCCTGAGGGCAACCAACCCTGGAAAAGTTTGAGACATGTGCCAGTGAGAACATTACCTGTGGCTCAAGGTCTGCTTATGGTTTCTTCTTAATATTTGAGCTAGAAATACACATAAATTATACTTTATGATTGGCAAATTGGTTGCCTTTGGTAGGGTCTGTGTCTTTTCCTCCGATTGCTCCTCCACCTGATCAACCCATAGGGAACTCAAGGAATACATTCACACCATCAATAATAATTTCTTCCCCATCACCTTATTCAGGAGTAAAAGGTAGATATGCTTTCTTTCCACAATCCTGAACTTTTTTCTATGGAGAATATTGTCATATTTTTTACTAATATGGCACTGCTCATTTATCTTTAGGGCATGTAACTTCTCCAAGCAATGAACATTACAGATCACCCTTGAAAAGGCCAGGAAAACTTTTAGCCCCATCACCAATTATAAGGTCACATTGGCATGCACTGACCATAATTCCACCTATAGATCAAGGTATCCGTTGCAAACATTCTTGATGTGGGTAGACATACATTTGATGCTTCTTTTTTTTGAAAGAGGTGAGTTTTTTACAGGGCATTTTTATACCCATCCTGCCCTTCCACCTGAACAACACAAAGGAAATAATGGTATTCTTCCATTCCttcattaaaaatattaacttCCCTTAACATTTTAAAAGAGATTAATGTAGGTATTCTACTTTTCTGCACTTTGTGAAGGGCTCCCATTAAGTTTTGCAGTGTCATTAATTCTAGCTATTGTTGAATGATTTCTTATATTTAGGACCCACAGCTTCTCCTCTAATCATTGCTTCCCAACCACCCCAGAAGCTGCAAAGTATAACTCGAACACTGCCTTCAAATAAAAGACCATGGAGGCATGCACCACTTGCAATTCCATCTGTTCATGAAGGTCTCTTAAAAAGTTTTATTTCTGGTTTCAATAGGTATATTCAATCTATGATTCTATGGATATTATTAAACTCTTGGTGCCTTTTTCCAGGATATATTCCTAGTCAATTTACTATTCCATCTGGACCCCCAAAAGTAATCTCAAGTGCTGCATCTGCACCACAGCTAATAGTTCCTACACCTCATAATTGGGTTGTGAAAGGTGTTTTTTTTTCTACTCTTTCTTTTTGATGGCAGCATCCAGAATTTTGGCAGTTctaaattttctattattttctTGTAGGGCCTGTTAGTTCTTCATCAAGTATTATTCCATCTCGAGCAGCCCAAAGGAAACCAAGCATCCCAGTAGCAGCACCACCAAACATAAGATTGCGGAATCATGCCCCAGTTACAAGTCTACCTATATTTCAAGGTCTATTCATGATTCCTTTGTATCTAGGATAGACTTGATTAATGTTACACTATAACTTATTGGATCATTGGTTGCTCTTGCAGGGCCTGTttcttcaccagtcaaatctctGCATCCCTCATCCTCTGCAAACTTTATAACTCCAACAGTCTCACCAACAATTATATCTCCTTTCTCTACACATCGATTACGGAAGCATGCACCAGTTGGAAGCCCACTAATTCAAGGTCtcctcttgattccattttctgTTTCTAAAATTATACTTACCTTACTCTAGAAGTCACTGGATTGTTAGTTGTTTTTTGCAGGGTCAATTCATTCTCCTGTTAGATCTACACATCCATCATCTCCTGGAAACTTGAGAACTCCAACATTGTCACCATCAATCATATTTCCTTCGCATAATCGATCAGAGAAGCATGCACCAGTTGCAACCACACCTATGATTCAAGGTCTCTTCTTGGTTTCATTTTCTGTTTCTAAAATTTTACTCATATTACTTCCCAGTTCACCAGATTGTGAGTTGCTTTTGCAGGGTCTGTTAATTCTCCAGTTAAATCTCCACATCCTTCATCCTCTGGAAACTTGAGAACTCCAACAGTCTCACCATCAATTATATTTCCTTCGCATAATCGATCACAGAAGCATACACCAGTTGCAACACCACCTATGATTCAAGGTCTCTTCCCGGTTTCATTTTCGTTTTCTAAAATTTTACTCGTATTACTTCACAATTTACCAGATTGTGAGTTGCTTTTGCAGGGTCTGTTAATTCTCCAGTTAAATCTCCACATCCTTCATCCTCTGGAAACTTGAGAACTCCAACAGTCTCACCATCAATTATATTTCCTTCGCATAATCGATCACAGAAGCATACACCAGTTGCAGCACCACCTATGATTCAAGGTCTCTTCCTGGTTTCATTTTCGTTTTCTAAAATTTTACTCGTATTACTTCACAATTTACTAGATTGTGAGTTGCTTTTGCAGGGTCTGTTGATTCTCCAGGTAAATCTCCATATCCTTCATCCTCTGGAAATTTGAGAACTCCAACAGTGTCACCAACAATAATATTTCCTTTACATAATCGCTCAGGGAAGCATGCACCAGTGGCAACTCCACCTATGATTCAAGGTCTCTTCTTGGTTTCATTTTCTGTTTCTAAAATTTTACTCATATTACTTCACAATTTACCAGTTTGTTAGTTGCTTTTGTAGGGTCTGTTAGTTCTCCAGTTAAATCTCCACATCCTTCATCCTCTGGAAACTTTAGAACTGTAACAGTCTCACCATCAATTATATTTCCTTCTTCTCCACATAATCAATCACGGAAGCATGCACCAGTTGCAAGCCCACATATAATTCAAGGTCTCTTGGTTTCATTTTCTGTTTTTCTAAAATTATCCTCATATTACTTCATACATCAATAGATTGTTAGTTGCTTTTGCAGGGCCTGCTCATTCACCAGTTAAATCTCCACATCATCTATCACAAAATCATACAACAGTTGGAAGCTCACCTGTGATTCAAGGTCTCCTCTTTATTCCATTTGCTGTTTCTCACATTATACGCACTTTACAAGTGACTTGATTGTTAGTTACTTTTACAGGGCCTGTGTATCCTCCAGAAAAATCTCCATATCTGCCTTCCTCCGGAAACTTAAGAACTCCGACTGCCTCGCCGCCAATTGTAATTCCTTCAGCTCCACATCATCAATCATGGAAGCATGCAGCAGTTGCAAGCCCGCCTACAAGTAAAGGTCCGTTCATGATTCCATCTTTTATTGCGAGAGTAATACTCATCTTATTTTAGTAGTCACTCAATTGATGGGTGCTTTTGCAGGGGTTATCAATTCTCCAGCTATATCTCCACATCCTTCCGCTCCAAATAAGCAATCACAAAATCGTACACCAGTTGGAAGCCTACCCTTCATTCAAGGTCATTTCTCTGTTCCATATTTGGTCTCTCAAATTATACTTTCTTTGCTTCACAAGTGACTGGATTGTTATTTGTTTTGCAGGGCCTGTTTATTCTCCAGAAAATCCTCCAGATCAGCCATCTTCTGGAAACTTAAGAACTCCAACAGCCTCGCCATCAATTGTAATTCCTTCCCCTCCACATCATCGATCATGGAAGCAAGCACCATTTGCAAGCCCGCCTATGAGTAAAGGTCTATTCATGGTTCTGTCTTTGGTCGCTTGAATAATATTATAGTACTCATCTTATTTTAGGAGTCACTCAATTGTTAGTTGCTTTTGCAGGGCTTATCAATTCTCCAGCTAAATCTCCACATCCGTCCACTCCAAAAAAGCAATCACTAAATCATACACCAGTTGGAAGCCTACCCTTCATTCAAGGTCATTTCTTTGTTCCACATTTGGTTTCTAAAATTATACTTTCTTTGCTTCACAAGTGACTGGATTGTTAGTTGCTTTTGCAGGGCCCGTGTATTCTCCAGAAAATTCTCCAGGTCAGCCATCTTCTGGAAATTTAAGATCTCCAACAGCCTCGCCGTCAATTGTAATTCCTTCCCCTCCACATCATCGATCATGGAAGCAAGCACCATTTGCAAGCCCGCCTACGAGTAAAGGTCTATTCATGGTTCTGTCTTTTGTCGATTGAATAATATTATAATACTCATCTTATTTTAAGAGTCACTCAATTGTTAGTTGCTTTTACAGGGCATATCAATTCTCCAGCTAAATCTCCATTTCCTTCCAGAGCACATCATCGATTGCAAAACCATACTCCAGTTGGAAGCCCATTTGTTTTTCATCGATCACCAAAGCATACACCAGTTGGGAGCCCACTTGCAATTCATCGATCACAAAAGCGTACACCAGCTGGAAGGCCACCCGTGATACAAGGTCCCTTATTTATTCAATTTTCAGTTTCTCTGCTTGTACTTACTTTACAAGTGACTGCATTGTTTGTTGCTTTTGCAGGGCCTGTGTATTCACCAGATAAATCTCCACATCTGCCATCCATTGGAAACTTAAGAACTCCAACAGGCTCACCGACAGTTGTAATTTCTTCCCCTCCACATCATCGATCATGGAGGCATGCACCAGTTGCAAGCCCGCCTACTAGTAAAGGTCTATTCATGGTTCCATCTTTTGTTGCTAGAATAATACTCATCTTATTTTGGGAGTCACTCAATTGTTAGTTGCTTCTGCAGGGCTTATTAATTCTCCAGCTATATCTCCACATCCTTCACCTCTACATCATCAATCACAAAAACATACACCAGTTGGAAGCCCATCCACGATTCAAGGTCTCTTCCTTACTCCATTTTCTGCTACTCAAAGTTTATTCACTTTACTTCACAAGTGATTGGATTGTTAGTTGCTTTTACAGGGCCCGTGTATTCTCCAGAAAAATCTCAATATCCACCATCCTCTGGAAACTTAAGAACTCCAACAGCctcaccatcaatgacaacccatccATATCATCAATCATGGAAGCATGCACCAGTTTCAAGCCCACCTACAAGTAAAGGCCTATTCACTGTTCTGTCCTTTGTTGCTAGAATAATACTCATCTTATTTTGGGAGTCACTCAATTGTCAGTTGCTTCTGCAGGGCTTATCAATTCTCCAGCTAAATCTCCACATCCTTCACCTCGACATCATCAATCACAAAAACATACACCAGTTGGAAGCCCATCCATGATTCAAGGTCTCTTCCTTACTCCATTTTCTGCTACTCAAATTTTACTCACTTTACTTCACAAGTGACTGGACTGTTAGTTGCTTTTACAGGGCCTGTGTATTCTCCAGAAAAATCTCAATCTCCACCATCCTCTGGAAACTTAAGAACTCCAACAGCCTCACCGTCAATGGCAACCCATCCATATCGTCAATCATGGAAGCATGCACCAGTTTCAAGCCCACCTACGAGTAAAGGCCAATTCATGGTTCTGTCTTTTGTTGCTAGAATGATAGTCATCTATTTTGAGGAGGCACTCAATTCTTTGTTGCTTTTGCAGGGCTTATCAATTCTCCAGCTGAATCTCCACATCCATCACCGTCAGGAAATTTGAGAATTCCAGCAGCCTCACCATTAAATAAATTTCCATTGTCTCCCCATCAAGCTCATGCAAAAGGTACATGTGTTCTATTCTTTCAGGTTTGTGAGGTCTATTATTTAACCGTATTCTATTAACTTACACTGATGATTGCCTATATATTGCATGTTAGGGTCCCCCACTTCTCCAAACATTTCCCCTACTCAACCGTCAAAGAAAAGACCAACAACACCTGTGGCACCACCGCCAATGATATTTCCTCCCCCGCCTCCTGGTCAAGGTGTGTGAAGTGGACAttatttcttgtttttctttaaAGATGGGTTTAGTTTCGGTTGAACTGTTTTGTGTATGAAAATTGCAAAATCTAAAATATTTTACTCTTTTAAACAAAGATAAACTGTTTGTCATTGGTAATGATCTATTTTGTGTATAGATTGTAGTTCAGTATCCTGTACTGCACCATACACTTCTACTCCTCCTGGTTCTCCATGCGGCTGTGTGAATCCTATGCAAATTGAGCTTGGGCTTGGTGTGGCACTCTATGCTTTTTTCCCACTAGTCTCGGAGCTCGCTTCACAGATAGCTGGAGGAACTTTCTTAAAACAAAGCCAAGTCAGGATTATGGGAGCAAATGCATACAGTCAAGATGAGGAAAAGACAATTGTGGATATTGATCTGGTGCCACTTGGAGAAAATTTTGATAATACAACCGCCTTGCTTATTTTTGAAAGATTTTGGCAAAAGAAAGTTATGATTAATGAGACCCTTTTTGGTGATTACTGGGTAATCTTTATCAATTACCCTGGTATGTACCTTTTGTTATGCAAGATCTAACAGTTTTCATATTTTTTAAACAAGTGGTCTTCATGATGAGAATATATCTTTTTCAGGGCTCCCTAAATCACCACCTTCTGCATTTCCACATACAACTTACAATGGTGTGCCTAATTCAAGTAGCAATGGATCAAGCAAAAAAGATCCTCTTGGAGTTGATGTAAATAAACAGAGCGATAAAATGGGAGCTGGGACCATTGCAGTTGTTGCCTTGTCTTCTGCAATTGCCATGATCATATGCCTTGGAACAGTTTGGATCATTATCTTGAAATGTAGAAATCAGAACAGGCCAACTTTGGCTGTTGTTGAGCCCACCCATGTACCATCCAGTACAAAAAGATCAGGTATCTATCCAATCACActatatttttcaaatattcctgTGCTGGAATAGGGAAGTTTTTGGTCAATCTCAAGCGCTGAGAGGCATTGCTTTCATATTTGGTCAACTATCATCTTAAGTTTTTGTCATTCTTATTTCTTTCTTCCTCCTTGCACTTGAAAAGCAACAGGTGGTGGTTCCATCCTGTCAGGAAGCATGGAAAGTTCCACATCAATGTCATTTGTTTCAAGTATGGCTACCTATACAGGATCTGCTAAAACATTCACTTCAGCTGAGATTGAAAAGGCCACAGATAGATTCAATCCTCAAAAAATTCTTGGAGAAGGAGGCTTTGGACGTGTTTATCAAGGATTATTGGAAGATGGGACAAAAGTGGCTGTAAAGGTTCTTACTAGAGATGATCAACAAGGAGGGCGTGAGTTCATAGCTGAAGTTGAAATGCTAAGTCGTTTGCATCACCGAAACCTGGTTAAGCTGATTGGTATCTGTACTGAAGAGCATAATCGTTGTTTGGTCTATGAGCTTATTCCCAATGGCAGTGTGGAATCGCATCTTCATGGTATAGTATTTCCTGTATAATGTACTATTTCTTGAGACTATAGTACgataaaaatcaacaaagtatCTTTACATATTTTAGGTTTAGAAGTGAAACATTGGGTGTGGGTTGAATTTCATTTCTACATTGTGGCCATTTGTATGGATTCATGTGCTAGCTGTTTGACTGCTAACATGCCACAATATCATTTTCTAGCTTAATAGACTTCAATGTTTCAGGTCTGGACAAAGAAATTGCTCCTCTCGACTGGGATGCCCGTATAAAGATAGCTCTTGGTGCAGCTAGAGGGCTTGCTTATCTCCATGAAGATTCAAGTCCTCGTGTTATACATCGTGATTTTAAGGCTAGCAACATTTTACTTGAGGATGATTTTACCCCTAAAGTAGCAGATTTTGGGCTGGCAAAATCAGCCTCTGAAGAAGTTAGTGGACACATCTCAACAAGAGTCATGGGGACATTCGGGTATGTAATGTAGATGCTTGATACTGCAAATTATATCTCCGCTATTTCTTGAATTCACCTATCTTTGGTGAAAGCAATTTCATTCATTTGTTTATTAACCATAAGTGGAGACAAGTACTACTCTTTCTTGGTATGCAGTTGCATTTTACAGGAGCTCAAATCATCTCCTGAAGGGAAATGtttctcttttggcatcattttccttttgatattatacatattgattttttatattttcccGAAATTGTTAAAACCTTTGTTAATTTCGTTGTTCCCATTGTGTCACTCATTTCTCTATACCTTGAATGCTGGACATACAATTTGCTTTCATTTCTCAGTTGTTTTActaattcatcttttgtgttttaGAGGATCAGAATTGgtctcttctatatatatatatgcttttttAAGATTCATGCAAAGCTGGATTTAATTCTTTATATATAATTTCTGCAGGTATGTTGCTCCTGAATATGCAATGACTGGGCATTTGCTTGTGAAGAGTGATGTGTACAGCTACGGGGTAGTGTTACTGGAGTTACTTTCTGGAAGGAAGCCAGTTGACATGTCTCAACCACCTGGGCAGGAAAATCTTGTTACATGGGCCCGGCCCCTTCTTACAAGCAAAGAAGGCCTAGAAACTTTGGTGGACCCAGCTTTGGGGGGCAATCTTCCTTTTGACAACATTGCAAGAGTTGCAGCCATTGCATCCATGTGTGTCCAGCCTGACCATTCTCATCGACCATTCATGGGTGAAGTTGTACAAGCATTAAAGCTT contains:
- the LOC131045786 gene encoding uncharacterized protein LOC131045786 isoform X28, whose product is MWQRVGFLLFLLFFSSPAYDVKKFQFVEDDLHNTSAQYYDQVSSCYRKGNPDKCKSFTVRSEIQRLRQILYTHSNRAASGGFRSPSSLCSGNVVLSSSTNLTSYNLVPSANALSSVVESPSVFSNKLQLKRQNWLFSLPLVHIPRRYLLAAPSLPVEPSMNPHTPNHIFRRPEMDNIPPLFSVATHYGQPQYLSPSGSYENQHFIRISSPSSGLSSIIYSPTISDGQEAPGSHMNKIQHLKAAPPLFPSSWPYTQPPLVSRQNLKHQMHQSAFHPVMPNPANPSSKWLSPSFFGAPSEVRPPVSHSWTSATPSGPVVSAPSTYGLGRSQDQPSMPGTALPRNMANRQAPVAMPPMSFSSPPNLFPSEPPMEKSKAPEVVPFTKFSPLGNKHDLKEPSVSPITSPNESPWKNARIPVTALVHKSSSSHAPASGQGYVSSPQISPAFVPSLKVVGYPPPIDLPSEPQEAPPPILSPSHGHFQYVEGYIPSQFTIPSGPPKVISSAASAPQLIVPTPHNWVVKGPVSSSSSIIPSRAAQRKPSIPVAAPPNIRLRNHAPVTSLPIFQGPVSSPVKSLHPSSSANFITPTVSPTIISPFSTHRLRKHAPVGSPLIQGSIHSPVRSTHPSSPGNLRTPTLSPSIIFPSHNRSEKHAPVATTPMIQGSVNSPVKSPHPSSSGNLRTPTVSPSIIFPSHNRSQKHTPVATPPMIQGSVNSPVKSPHPSSSGNLRTPTVSPSIIFPSHNRSQKHTPVAAPPMIQGSVDSPGKSPYPSSSGNLRTPTVSPTIIFPLHNRSGKHAPVATPPMIQGSVSSPVKSPHPSSSGNFRTVTVSPSIIFPSSPHNQSRKHAPVASPHIIQGPAHSPVKSPHHLSQNHTTVGSSPVIQGPVYPPEKSPYLPSSGNLRTPTASPPIVIPSAPHHQSWKHAAVASPPTSKGVINSPAISPHPSAPNKQSQNRTPVGSLPFIQGPVYSPENPPDQPSSGNLRTPTASPSIVIPSPPHHRSWKQAPFASPPMSKGLINSPAKSPHPSTPKKQSLNHTPVGSLPFIQGPVYSPENSPGQPSSGNLRSPTASPSIVIPSPPHHRSWKQAPFASPPTSKGHINSPAKSPFPSRAHHRLQNHTPVGSPFVFHRSPKHTPVGSPLAIHRSQKRTPAGRPPVIQGPVYSPDKSPHLPSIGNLRTPTGSPTVVISSPPHHRSWRHAPVASPPTSKGLINSPAISPHPSPLHHQSQKHTPVGSPSTIQGPVYSPEKSQYPPSSGNLRTPTASPSMTTHPYHQSWKHAPVSSPPTRLINSPAKSPHPSPRHHQSQKHTPVGSPSMIQGPVYSPEKSQSPPSSGNLRTPTASPSMATHPYRQSWKHAPVSSPPTRLINSPAESPHPSPSGNLRIPAASPLNKFPLSPHQAHAKGSPTSPNISPTQPSKKRPTTPVAPPPMIFPPPPPGQDCSSVSCTAPYTSTPPGSPCGCVNPMQIELGLGVALYAFFPLVSELASQIAGGTFLKQSQVRIMGANAYSQDEEKTIVDIDLVPLGENFDNTTALLIFERFWQKKVMINETLFGDYWVIFINYPGLPKSPPSAFPHTTYNGVPNSSSNGSSKKDPLGVDVNKQSDKMGAGTIAVVALSSAIAMIICLGTVWIIILKCRNQNRPTLAVVEPTHVPSSTKRSATGGGSILSGSMESSTSMSFVSSMATYTGSAKTFTSAEIEKATDRFNPQKILGEGGFGRVYQGLLEDGTKVAVKVLTRDDQQGGREFIAEVEMLSRLHHRNLVKLIGICTEEHNRCLVYELIPNGSVESHLHGLDKEIAPLDWDARIKIALGAARGLAYLHEDSSPRVIHRDFKASNILLEDDFTPKVADFGLAKSASEEVSGHISTRVMGTFGYVAPEYAMTGHLLVKSDVYSYGVVLLELLSGRKPVDMSQPPGQENLVTWARPLLTSKEGLETLVDPALGGNLPFDNIARVAAIASMCVQPDHSHRPFMGEVVQALKLVYNDSDASNAGGSGSFSRGESSAHDTEVKDSSSQPWHHSMQYVPDSTSFVTIDYDSGPLETQGLEVERPLSASALMSNSGRLIRQLSGSFRRHSSSGPLRTNRSKESWYGIRDPERGSISEHGVKRHFDRGSDGDVHELWP